The proteins below are encoded in one region of Rhinolophus sinicus isolate RSC01 linkage group LG07, ASM3656204v1, whole genome shotgun sequence:
- the REEP4 gene encoding receptor expression-enhancing protein 4, whose protein sequence is MVSWMICRLVVLVFGMLYPAYASYKAVKTKNIREYVRWMMYWIVFALFMAVEIFTDIFISWFPFYYELKMAFVLWLLSPYTKGASLLYRKFVHPSLSRHEKEIDTYIVQAKERSYETMLSVGKRGLNIAATAAVQAATKSQDALAGRLRSFSMQDLRSIPDTPVSTYQDPLYLEDQVPRRRPPIRYRAGGLQDSDTEDERWSDTEAMPHPTTRAREKPLSRSQSLRVIKKKPLVREGTSRSLKVRTRKKTVSSDMGS, encoded by the exons ATGGTGTCCTGGATGATCTGTCGCCTGGTGGT GCTGGTGTTTGGGATGCTGTACCCAGCTTACGCTTCCTACAAGGCTGTAAAGACCAAGAACATTCGTGAATAT gtcCGGTGGATGATGTATTGGATCGTTTTTGCACTCTTCATGGCGGTGGAAATCTTCACAGACATCTTCATTTCCTG GTTCCCTTTCTACTATGAGCTCAAGATGGCCTTCGTGTTGTGGCTGCTTTCACCCTACACCAAGGGGGCCAGCCTGCTTTACCGCAAATTCGTCCACCCGTCCTTGTCGCGACATGAGAAG GAGATTGACACATACATCGTGCAGGCCAAGGAGCGCAGCTATGAAACGATGCTCAGCGTTGGGAAACGGGGCCTCAACATTGCTGCGACAGCTGCTGTGCAGGCTGCCACTAAG AGTCAGGATGCGCTGGCCGGAAGGCTACGCAGCTTTTCCATGCAGGACCTGCGCTCCATCCCCGACACCCCCGTCTCCACCTACCAGGATCCCCTCTACCTGGAGGACCAGGTGCCCCGCCGAAGGCCACCCATCA GGTACCGAGCAGGGGGCCTGCAGGACAGCGACACTGAGGATGAGCGATGGTCCGATACAGAGGCCATGCCCCATCCGACAACCCGGGCCCGAGAGAAGCCTCTGAGCCGCAGCCAGAGCCTGCGTGTGATCAAGAAGAAGCCGCTGGTGCGGGAG GGCACCTCACGCTCCCTGAAGGTCCGGACAAGGAAAAAGACTGTGTCCTCAGACATGGGCAGCTAG
- the HRURF gene encoding protein HRURF, protein MAQPTASAQKLVRPIRAVCRILQIPESDPSNLRP, encoded by the coding sequence ATGGCGCAACCCACGGCCTCGGCCCAGAAGCTGGTGCGGCCGATCCGCGCCGTGTGCCGCATACTGCAGATCCCGGAGTCCGACCCCTCCAACCTGCGGCCCTAG